The following proteins are co-located in the Desulfatitalea tepidiphila genome:
- a CDS encoding PAS domain-containing protein — protein sequence MVLHHETVPIGHLSTEELIDFINAFPALLWRIDLVKNKIEYLNAYRIEGLGANSGLLLQNSELRREVVVEEDIYLIEEFMQSVRKAETAATLFRLKSDGGPARWIKLTGVSNPRTPRYYIGYMLEATQTAHIVQAISESDAELEAMIELTETPALLIDPLEKTITAHNAAARDTFQYKPVEFNGLGFSEIYDPDSDRLVQRIYEELTFTRKWEGRLVFRRKNRSVFSGDVTMRRLFLKGRRLYRVSIHGIHVNEQGVNGSSNLSQEATPAQEALRLQSQRLIKKISPVKNITHALQIMLDDQWGENRFDAIIFSDIYAKKNRVVVYTAGGPFKSLPQGDTYAYEGTIAENIDRFKLDYLIVENTFASIKAIDWALFIPHGIRSYFAKPFYERRVIRSVLILCSEHNNYFSAAHLDTYALYDAPFLKALKNWRAAQKKRSAY from the coding sequence ATGGTTCTACACCACGAAACCGTTCCCATCGGCCACCTGAGCACCGAGGAGTTGATCGATTTCATCAACGCCTTTCCGGCGCTGTTGTGGCGCATCGATCTGGTCAAAAACAAGATCGAGTATCTCAACGCCTATCGCATCGAAGGCCTGGGTGCCAACTCGGGCCTTCTGCTGCAAAACAGCGAACTGCGACGTGAAGTCGTGGTCGAAGAGGATATCTACCTCATCGAAGAATTCATGCAGAGCGTGCGCAAAGCGGAAACGGCGGCCACCCTGTTTCGGCTCAAGTCGGACGGCGGCCCCGCCCGCTGGATCAAGCTGACCGGCGTTTCCAACCCCAGAACCCCGCGCTACTACATCGGCTATATGCTCGAAGCCACCCAGACCGCCCACATCGTTCAGGCGATCAGCGAAAGCGATGCGGAACTGGAGGCCATGATCGAGCTAACGGAGACACCCGCCCTGCTCATCGATCCGCTTGAAAAAACCATTACCGCGCACAATGCCGCTGCCCGAGACACCTTTCAATACAAACCCGTTGAATTTAACGGCCTCGGCTTCTCGGAGATTTATGATCCAGATAGCGATCGGCTCGTGCAGCGCATTTACGAAGAGTTGACCTTCACCCGAAAATGGGAAGGCCGTCTGGTGTTCCGTCGCAAGAACCGCTCCGTCTTTTCCGGGGACGTCACCATGCGCCGGCTGTTTTTAAAGGGACGGCGTTTATACAGGGTGTCAATCCATGGCATCCACGTGAATGAACAGGGGGTGAATGGATCCAGCAACCTGTCCCAGGAGGCCACCCCGGCCCAGGAGGCCCTGCGGTTGCAAAGCCAGCGGCTCATCAAAAAAATCTCTCCAGTGAAAAACATCACCCACGCGCTGCAGATCATGCTGGACGATCAATGGGGAGAAAATCGCTTCGATGCCATCATCTTCTCGGATATCTACGCCAAAAAAAACCGCGTCGTGGTCTATACCGCCGGCGGGCCATTTAAATCACTTCCCCAGGGGGACACGTACGCCTACGAAGGCACCATTGCGGAGAACATCGATCGATTCAAGCTGGATTACCTGATCGTGGAGAACACCTTTGCCAGCATCAAAGCGATCGACTGGGCCTTGTTTATTCCCCACGGCATTCGCTCCTATTTCGCCAAGCCGTTTTACGAGCGCCGCGTGATTCGGAGCGTGCTCATTCTCTGCTCTGAGCATAACAACTATTTTTCCGCGGCCCACCTGGACACGTACGCGCTCTATGATGCGCCTTTTCTCAAAGCTCTTAAGAATTGGCGCGCCGCTCAAAAAAAACGCAGCGCCTATTGA
- a CDS encoding 3-hydroxyacyl-CoA dehydrogenase family protein yields MEIKRIGVAGFGLMGGGIAQVAAQAGYQVNVLEASDVFIEKGYAALDANLAKSVHKGKMSQADADGLRNRVIGTTSVKDLSGCDVVIEAIIENLDIKRKLFAELDALCPPHTLFASNTSSLQIIEIATATKRADRFVGMHFFNPVPVMKLVEVISTIQSSPEAARIATELATAMGKTAIQAKDRAGFVVNLLLVPYLLDAIRAFESGLATREDIDTGMVLGCGHPMGPLTLLDMIGLDTIYSITGIMFDEFKDPKYAAPPLLKQMVKAGFYGRKSGKGFYDYR; encoded by the coding sequence ATGGAGATCAAGAGAATCGGCGTGGCTGGATTTGGCCTGATGGGCGGTGGCATCGCCCAGGTAGCGGCCCAGGCCGGTTACCAGGTGAACGTACTGGAGGCATCCGACGTGTTTATCGAAAAGGGTTATGCAGCCTTGGACGCCAACCTGGCCAAGTCTGTCCATAAGGGCAAAATGTCCCAGGCCGATGCAGACGGTTTGCGAAACCGTGTCATCGGCACCACCTCGGTCAAAGATCTGTCCGGGTGCGACGTCGTTATAGAAGCCATTATCGAAAATCTCGACATCAAGCGCAAGCTGTTCGCCGAACTGGACGCGCTCTGTCCACCTCACACCCTATTTGCTTCCAACACCTCATCGCTCCAGATTATCGAGATTGCCACCGCCACCAAGCGCGCCGACCGCTTCGTGGGCATGCATTTTTTCAACCCTGTGCCGGTCATGAAGCTCGTGGAAGTGATCAGCACCATTCAATCCAGCCCGGAAGCGGCCCGTATCGCCACTGAGCTGGCCACCGCCATGGGCAAGACGGCCATTCAGGCCAAAGACCGGGCCGGATTCGTGGTCAACCTCCTGCTGGTGCCCTATCTGCTCGATGCCATTCGCGCTTTCGAAAGCGGCCTGGCGACGCGTGAAGACATCGACACGGGCATGGTGCTCGGCTGCGGTCATCCCATGGGGCCGTTGACCCTGCTGGACATGATCGGCCTGGATACCATCTATTCGATCACCGGGATCATGTTCGACGAATTCAAGGATCCCAAATATGCCGCCCCGCCCCTGCTCAAGCAGATGGTCAAGGCCGGCTTCTACGGCAGAAAGAGCGGCAAGGGGTTTTATGACTACCGCTGA